A window from Cryobacterium sp. PAMC25264 encodes these proteins:
- a CDS encoding metallophosphoesterase, translating to MSAGRAIVASTAAVTAAGLAAFAWGSLVERRRFTLREVTVPVLAPGSDPIRVLHLSDLHMAPWQRDKQDWVRGLAALKPDLVVNTGDNLGHEDGIAGVEYALEPFAGVPGIFVNGSNDFFGPQPKNPLKYFGGPSMLRPRHIELDTDDLHRVFAELGWIDLNNAADALDINGTHLEFFGVDDPHIRRDRLDLITGAIDELRGNDPLTEETWPDPEEPTGPRSTLTVGVVHAPYQRVLNSFVNHGAQLILAGHTHGGQVCIPKYGALVTNCDIPRRQVKGLSLWNVGLRTSYLNVSAGLGTSIYAPVRFACPPEATLLTLTAA from the coding sequence TTGAGCGCCGGACGCGCCATCGTCGCGTCGACCGCCGCCGTGACCGCGGCCGGTCTGGCCGCGTTCGCGTGGGGGTCCCTCGTCGAACGACGTCGGTTCACCCTGCGCGAGGTCACCGTTCCCGTGCTCGCGCCCGGCTCCGACCCGATCCGGGTGCTGCATCTCTCCGACCTGCACATGGCTCCGTGGCAGCGCGACAAACAGGACTGGGTGCGGGGCCTCGCGGCCCTCAAACCCGACCTCGTGGTCAACACGGGCGACAACCTGGGCCACGAAGACGGCATCGCCGGTGTGGAGTACGCACTGGAGCCGTTTGCGGGCGTCCCGGGCATCTTCGTGAACGGGTCGAACGATTTCTTCGGCCCGCAGCCGAAGAACCCGCTCAAGTACTTCGGCGGCCCGTCGATGCTGCGCCCCCGCCACATCGAGCTCGACACCGACGACCTGCACCGGGTCTTCGCTGAACTCGGCTGGATCGACCTGAACAACGCGGCGGATGCGCTCGACATCAACGGCACCCACCTCGAGTTCTTCGGCGTGGACGACCCGCACATCCGCCGGGACCGTCTCGACCTCATCACCGGCGCCATCGACGAGCTGCGCGGCAACGACCCGCTCACCGAGGAGACCTGGCCGGACCCCGAAGAGCCGACCGGCCCGCGCTCGACCCTCACCGTGGGAGTGGTGCACGCGCCCTACCAGCGCGTGCTCAACTCGTTTGTGAACCACGGCGCGCAGCTGATTTTGGCCGGTCACACCCATGGCGGACAGGTGTGCATACCCAAGTACGGCGCATTGGTAACCAATTGTGATATTCCGCGCCGCCAGGTGAAGGGCCTGAGCCTGTGGAACGTGGGCCTGCGCACCTCGTACCTCAATGTTTCGGCGGGACTGGGCACCTCGATCTACGCTCCGGTGCGCTTCGCGTGCCCGCCCGAGGCGACCCTGCTCACCCTCACCGCCGCGTAA